DNA sequence from the Pungitius pungitius chromosome 3, fPunPun2.1, whole genome shotgun sequence genome:
ACTTAAAAAGTCTGTAATGATTGAAAGGATCTCGGCGTTCATATTTGAATGAATGAGGTAAACATTAACCCGAACAATGAAGCCTTGTGATGGACTTCTGCTCGTTAGCGTGGACTTATGAACCCGCTCCTGTGAGGGAAggcctcctctcgcctcctctcacctcctctcgcctcctctggTCTTCTTTCACcccctgtcttctcctctcgcctcctctcgtctcctctcgcctcctctcgcctcctctggTCTTCTCTCACcccctgtcttctcctctcgcctcctctcgcctcctctcgcctcctctcgccccctctcgtctcctctcgcctcctcttgtctcctctcgcctccttttgtctcctctcaccccctgtcttctcctctcgcctcctctcgtctcctctcgcctcctctcgcctcctctcgtctcttctcgcctcctctcgcctcctctcgccccctcttgcctcctctcgcctcctctcaccccctctcttctcctctcgtctTCTCTCACcccctgtcttctcctctcgcctcctctcgcctcctctcgcctcctctcgcctcctctcgccccctctcgtctcctctcgcctcctcttgtctcctctcgcctccttttgtctcctctcaccccctgtcttctcctctcgcctcctctcgtctcctctcgcctcctctcgcctcctctcgtctcttctcgcctcctctcgcctcctctcgccccctcttgcctcctctcgcctcctctcaccccctctcttctcctctcgtctcctctcaccccctctcttctcctctcgtctcctctcaccccctgtcttctcctctcgcctcctctcgtctcctctcaccccctctcgtctcctcttttctcctctcgccTTCTCTTACcccctgtcttctcctctcgcctcctctcgtctcctctcaccccctgtcttctcctctcgtctcctctcgtctcctctcgcctcctctcaccccctctcttctcctctcgtctcctctcgcctcctctcgcctcctctcaccccctctcttctcctctcgtctcctctcgcctcctctcgcctcctctcgcctcctctcgccccctctgttctcctctcgtctcctctcaccccctgtcttctcctctcgcctcctctcgtctcctctcaccccctctcgtctcctcttttctcctctcgtctcctctcaccccctgtcttctcctctcgtctcctctcgcctcctctcgcctcctctcaccccctctcttctcctctcgtctcctctcgcctcctctcgcctcctctcaccccctctcttctcctctcgtctcctctcaccccctctcttctcctctcgtctcctctcaccccctgtcttctcctctcgcctcctctcgtctcctctcaccccctctcttctcctcttgtctcctctcgcctcctctcgcctGGTGTGTGTCGTTTATTCAGCGGAGGCAGCTGTGCAAGCACTGTGCaccgtttctttttcttctctttaaagagtttctttttttccaggcgCTGGAAGCTGGGTCCTCTGCACAGGTGAAGGGCCTGCACACGTCTCCCTACTGACACGCAACAaacacgcctgtgtgtgtgtgtgtgtgtgtgtgacaaggggagagagagagagtttcagtaagtgaaatgtgaaattgaagcaacatcccccccccccacccccttggaGAAGATTTATTTGCTCTGCAGGTCGAGGCGTGTTTTTGGGCCCTTTAAGGCTCGGCGTGTACACACAGGTCAAGAGGGAGCAGCGCTGCAGCCtggcaaacacgcacacacacgcacacacacacacacacaacctttctGCCCCAATCCTTTCACTTTcagcccaacccccccccccccgcccccccccacaccccccaccaTCCCCTCTGTCCTGGACTCTCTGCTACGACGAACCACATTCCTTCATCCACTGCAGCGTGTGGCCTTAATAGcagatttgcacacacacattaaacacagacacacaaacgcagacACACTTTCCCACACAGCGTGGGACGGGGAGGTTGAAGAAGGAGCAGCAAGAAGAAGGTTGACACAAAAGCAGAGTTTGCGACCTCTTGCTGACCTGTTTCAGTCGTGTTTCGAGTCACCTGAGCAACGTCAGTCCAATATTCATTCTCCTTTTGCTCTGGTTCtggtctccaccagctcctATAAAGTGGTGAGACTGACACAAAACAGTAAAGTTCTGTATttaatgaaaatacaaatgtttttgcTATGATTGtccagtttctctctctcttaatgGCAATTTAAATCAGTGAGTcacacttttgttttatttacccTCAAGTTTAGACCACTACTTTAGGCTACGTTTTAAATTTGACTGCCATTAACCTAATTCCTGGTTTGATTGCAGCTCTCGAGTTTTGCATTGAGATTGAAAGCCCCAGGCCCCCAACAGCAGTGGAGGTCTATAAAAACAAAGGCAGCTTCTTTATGGGTTTATGGGGCCCTGTCGAAGGTTAACCTGTTGCCAAGCCCCGAAGGATTACGAAACAAACCGCTTCAGGGAAAATTCCAGGTGCTGAGTTATATCATCAGTCAGCGCTTTCCAGGAgttattttataaaacaactATTAATTGTATAATTGAGTTAACCACAACGAAATAGATAGTTTGCCTTTGTTTACATGAACTAGAGTCAAACGCGGCTGCAGATTAAAGCCTGTTCTGAGGTGGAAATGGTTGTGGCCTGTTAGCGTGTGTTAGTGCATCTTAGCATGTCTGCTGGCGTATTTTAGTGCATGTTAGCCTGTCTGTTAGCGTGTGttggcgactcctctgctcccatagtcgtctatgaggaaatgactctacttctgtgtagtgaccagcagggggcgactcctctgctcccatagacgtctatgaggaaatgactctacttctgtgtagtgaccagcagggggcgactcctctgctcccatagacgtctatgaggaaatgactctacttctgtgtagtgaccagcagggggcgactcctctgctcccatagacgtctctgaggaaatgactctacttctctcttgatttattccctcagtaaacattgtaaacatgagtttatggtctagACATCGCCGCTTTGTAAACCAGAGATACCATCTGAGTGTTACGCTCCGTTAAAACTAATGCAGTGACAGCAGTGAAAGGTTTGGGATCCTTTGGAGGACGGAGAAGGTTTCCAGCTGTTTCATTCTCCAGAAAACAGAAAGCACTGCTTTTTTCTCCGTGAGAACAACGTAACGCATGTTGTGAAAACGTACGTCTTTAGGGATCTATCTTATGTCTTTAAAGTTCAGTTAGACGATGATGGATCCTTGCGCTCTTGTGTTGTCATTTGTAGACTTTAGACAGATAGGAATCCAGGGACGGTCTGGGTCTGCAAAGCTTCTGATGGAAGCAGCAGCCTGAAGGGACAGAAGTGGTGAAAGTGGTGATGCTATCAGTGCTTACAGCCTGCGGCCCACAGGTCAAACTGACAAAGAGGCTCCCAGTGAGAGACAAGTGTTTCTGTCAAGGACAGATGGCTCCAAGTATCTCTCcacttttgtccttttttttggtaTTAAGACACACTCTTGGAGCGTGTGCGCCCATGACAAACATGCATGCATTTGCTGAAGCAAATCCAGACCACACTCATTTTTAACAGCAATGGTGTCTGAGGGAACACCTCATTTCGAGCTGTCCCCTCTCTTTGCATCGGCATTAAATAATAACGGgactccaccacggtcacatcgCTAAGCTAAAGGACGACTTGTGTTCTCATTTAGACTCTTTTCACGACTCACCAGTGTCTAATCGTTTTAAATCACACATCTTAACGTTGACGTCTCTTCATCTCCCCGAAATCGAACCAAAGACAACACCCTGACTTCACGAAGAGGAAGTGTAACAATGCCGAGTCATTTTCTGGTTTTAGGACTCAATCCACTACACCTCTTTTGGTCCAGACTTAAACACATCGTTTCCCCGAAGAAGCAGTTGTTTGTTCTCTCATTATCATCGATAACGTCGCTTTaaaggagaaataaaatgaGCCCAACCAGCAAGTGGGAACATGAAAGGATGCGGTTGTGTCGCCTGCATCTCGGCTGGTGGTTTCTGAACGTTGCTGCTCAGTGGACCCTGAAGAACACGCAGGTGTTTCCCTGCCCCACCAACCAAGAGCCGTTTCAGCCTCGCGCTCAAATCCAGTCTGCAGACGTTGATTTGATGAAGTTCTTCTTCTGTTTGAGCGTTTAGAGCAAAAAAAGGTCAGCAGCTCAGAAGGAGGTGAAAATACACCTGAGAGTTTCTTGAAATACACCATAAAGCAAAACATTGTCATATTCATAGCAAAATCTAGAAAAAATGATTCATCATAGAGATCCCAAAAAAACTGTATGTTCGTGAATCAtgaagcagaaagagaaaactaaGTATTTTACCATCTTTATTCAACATAACTAAGTACTTATACATCTTTATTCAACATAACTAAGTACTTACATCTTTAATATGCTAAGCTGTGCTAACATGCTCCTTGCTCAAGCGCATTTTAAACCTTGATCCATACCTTCTTGATTTGATTGTAATGTTAATCATGTAGCAAATGAATCGATTTCATACGCGTCAACAAATGTTCTTGTTGACGGATCTGTGTGCGTTCGATCAAAGTCACGTAGTCAACTTCTTCTCAGAAGACCTTTTTGTGTGACTTTGCATGATGGGGGATGTGTGGTGAGCGAGCTGTGAAATCCCGAGGGGATGTCAGGCCTCTATAAACCCTGTCAGTAACTCGCCACTTTGATTTTCTACTGTTACACCATCTGATATAATCCAGAAACGCAGAATGCACTGGGAGAAAGGTAAGTAGAACTTCATTGACGTTAATTGTTAACCCGTCTTATTTTACTTCGATGCAAAACAAAATTGATTAAGAGTAACATctaaaatctgctttttttgtttgtttttaatttttcaacAGTACAATACATACTATATTCTAATATAATACAATCCAGTACAATACTCAGTACCTATTGTACAGTTTAAATGCTCTGGGTACTAAacgtcttttttaaaataatctgTTTGGAAATGTGAGAAATCTTTTTTCTACTTCTTTGTTTATCCAATAATTCTGATCATTTGTCAGAATGTATTTGACTGTCGCCAATCAGAAATGTAAGAGCTGAACGAACGGATGGATGTGCACGGCCACTTAAGCGTGTTTTTAATTTACAACCGAAGGAGGGGGCGGGAAAGAGGAAGGGCTCGTTTGGATGCTATTGGACTGTAATCTTGATATGCAAAAAGGCCGCGGGCCCCGTGGACCACTGCACAGCTGTGCagcttcctctttctgtctccggTTGAGTCCTCATGCttgtccccgtgtgtgtgtgtgtgtgtgtgtttgtgcgtgtgcgtgcgtgtgtgtgtgtgtgtgtgtgtgtgacacctgTTACGGTTATTTAAAGCTGTGAAAAGTAAATTAGTGCCATTTCATTTTATAAGCTTTCTGTTGGTTACACATTTTcccaatgtttcctttaaaggTTTTCTATGTGACATTCAGAGCATTAATACCATTGTTAACTGGCTAATGAGTActggaatccccccccctccttgtttcctctgaagcaccaccaccaccaggccaGGCCCGGTCCAGACCGTACCAAGGTGTCCGGGTCCGTGACCCAGTCAAAgagctgctgaggaggaagagaagcctggagccggcgccccccccccaggtgaggaCAGCAGCACACATGACGGGGTCACACGTTCACTGAGTTCATTTGATTCCTCGTCACACGTTCACACACTGGTGCATTTGCCCTCCAGCGTTTTCCAAAGaaagcccccctccacccttctccaccccccccctcgggcaAATATTGAAACAGCATTGTTCCCAGTAACTTTATCACAGCCTTCAGTCATTGAACCAACAAACACAGGATTTACTGTACGGAGCGAAGGGATCAGAACGCGTGAAACATGGAGGAAGAAATGCATTTATCTGAGGAACAAAACCACAAAGATCAGGTCTTTTCCAGCTGGAACGTCGTTATGAAGGCGGGGGGGGCCCTGGGCTTTAGGGGCCTGTACCTGGGCgtggggacagagaggggcggggggaggggtgtcTTTTATCCAGGTGTTTTTCCATGACAGTTGCAGTGATCCCCATGGCTGCAGGGCTGGGCACACCGCCCTAtgcaaaacacccccccccccaccccaaagagccctcccacacacacacacatgcatcaccCCCAACCTCAGGCCTCAAACCTAAATGCCCCCCCAAACATAACATACACCTTTGATTATCATTTATaaacattaaacacaaaacacatcagGAGATcaaatgatcacatgatcacagcATCACGTGATCACAGCTCGGTGACTTTGCACTGTTGAAGTTACTACCAAGAACTTTCATGTGGATTTCGTGTTGTTTGTGTCGCCCCCTGTGGACTAAAGTGGTCGTGTCTCTACAGCAGAAAACCTCTTATTCTACAGCAGCAGGGTGTCCCGGGCTGACCCTCTCCGtcctggtcctcctggtccctccctcccctccagcaggaggaagaggaggaggaagaagggaccaggaggaccaggaggcggGTTAAGCCCGTCCCCCAGATAACAACACTTTTAAAGTGCAAATGTTAGCTTGTCCGTTGAGGTCTTTTTTGACAGTTTCAATTTGTGTTTAACCCCCCCATCCTaattgcccccctcccccctctctctgaaCCGTTGCGTCTGTTGTGCCTCCAGAGATGATTATTGCATTGTATTGATTTGGTAGCATTACAACACAGTCACCGTGgaaagaagaggagcagcagaacatTAATGGTCGCGGCCCGCAGCGTCTGGGTTCATTCTGTCCTGGTTTTGTCTCATAAAAACAGCAGCATCTTTGATGTCTGCCGTGCACTAAGAAAAGGAAGTTCATGTATTGCATAATATCTCTAATCTCTATAttctatatatctatctatcacATCTAGATTATAATGAAAGAACTTTGAGACACTTTTTTCATGGAAAGTTTAGTTCTCTCACTTTGGAAACACGTCTCCATGACAAGACATCTGCCCAGTATTGATCAActcctctgtttctccttctgaagGACGTGGTCACACGTGACACCCCGTCGTGGTACGCGCGAGGTAACGGCGCCACTCATCCCTGTTTGGTTCTTTTTCTAAAAAGCGCGTGCGTCTCTGACCTCTCCTCCGTCACTCAGGCGCGCTCGTCCCCGAGGTGGCGGAGCCGGCGGGTGACGGGGGTCCGCCGCAGGGCCCCGGGTGGAGAGCCCCGCCCTGGAGCCCCTCGGAGTACGCCCCGGTTCACGCGCCTCCGCCGGGCGCGTACCCGCCGATCTCCGGGCACGCCGCCGACGTGTACGTGCAGACGCTGTGCCCGAGCTACGCCATGCTGACCTACACGCACGCGCCGCTGCTCGCCAACTTTGGGGTGAGgaggacacacgcacacgtgtaGTTGTGTTACTTATGATGAGACATCTGAAGACATCACAGGAAACACCTCAGTACGTTCAATAAGATACTGAGTCATGTTTATTAAGAGGGTTAAATACTGAGTCATGTTTATTAAGAGGGTTAAATACTGAGTCATGTTTATTAAGAGGGTTAAATACTGAGTCATGTTTATTAAGAGGGTTGAATACTGAGTCATGTTTATTAAGAGGGTTAAATACTGAGTCATGTTTATTAAGAGGGTTGAATACAGAGTCATTATTAATAAGAGGATTGAATACCGAGTCATATTTATTAAGAGGGTTAAATACTGAGTCATGTTTATTAAGAGGGTTAAATACTGAGTCATGTTTATTAAGAGGGTTGAATACCGATTCATGTTTATTAAGAGGGTTAAATACTGAGTCATGTTTATTAAGAGGGTTAAATACCGAGTCATGTTTATTAAGAGGGTTAAATACCGAGTCATGTTTATTAAGAGGGTTGAATACCGAGTCATGTTTATTAAGAGGGTTGAATACTGAGTCATGTTTATTAAGAGGGTTGAATACTGAGTCATGTTTATTAAGAGGGTTGAATACTGAGTCATGTTTATTAAGAGGGTTGAATACTGAGTCATGTTTATTAAGAGGGTTGAATACTGAGTCATGTTTATTAAGAGGGTTGAATACTGAGTCATGTTTATTAAGAGGGTTAAATACTGAGTCATGTTTATTAAGAGGGTTGAATACTGAGTCATGTTTATTAAGAGGGTTGAATACTGAGTCATGTTTATTAAGAGGGT
Encoded proteins:
- the LOC119193868 gene encoding POU domain class 2-associating factor 1; protein product: MHWEKAPPPPGQARSRPYQGVRVRDPVKELLRRKRSLEPAPPPQDVVTRDTPSWYARGALVPEVAEPAGDGGPPQGPGWRAPPWSPSEYAPVHAPPPGAYPPISGHAADVYVQTLCPSYAMLTYTHAPLLANFGTVPVAPGLGSAPQMELPDSGLTYLPWAQPVTTISTMPSQVQFGSAAQPVSPLVHVPLSMSLTTVIPQLEEVHHMDPDLGEDPGTEAPSLLDKLLEDQEADGPEEDKDSYGRSLFLPPN